The Chryseolinea soli genome contains a region encoding:
- a CDS encoding RagB/SusD family nutrient uptake outer membrane protein: MKITNMKRLLSGLLFSIGLFSCTNLDENMYDVISSDETKLTADDLTTIIAPAFAQFREVYWGWNGLFDIYEESSDLIVTPFRVGIGWGDLYLDMHKHTWGPAIEHGNNLWVRAYAGINACNKAAFQIEALGEIENKENTLAELRALRAIYYYLLLDNFRNVPIVTRFDVPKGFLPEQSTGQEVYNFIEEELTQTMPYLSEENSQKTYGRVTRWAAKMTLAKLYLNSEVYVGTARWDDALTQVNDIIGSGQFTLLSSYSANFAVNNTNTPEEIFSIPYSKEYTANMNTYYPFKTLHPLSAATYNMPEPWGGSCGIPQFLDTYDKNDSRMKECWQGGLQYKASGEPIMDGDKQFEYINYMTSVDAAEYNEGYRFVKYEIPIGFTINPDNDVPIYRYADALMIKAECLLRKGQKDDAAQIVTEVRQRAFKSAPEKAEVTGAQLAGGSTYEYGYYENGAITEYEGGADIVNGRFLDELAWEFVGEHHRRQDLIRFGVYTKKKWLTHKPNGDYRVIFPIPQPQRETNTNLGQNPGY, translated from the coding sequence ATGAAAATAACAAATATGAAACGGTTGCTCTCAGGTCTATTGTTTTCGATCGGCCTGTTCTCCTGTACCAACCTCGATGAAAATATGTATGACGTCATTTCGTCGGACGAAACAAAACTGACCGCCGACGACCTGACCACGATCATCGCGCCGGCCTTTGCCCAATTCCGCGAAGTATACTGGGGATGGAACGGTCTTTTTGACATCTATGAAGAATCATCCGATTTGATCGTTACGCCTTTCCGCGTGGGCATCGGCTGGGGTGACCTGTACCTCGACATGCACAAGCACACCTGGGGGCCGGCCATCGAACACGGCAATAACTTATGGGTGCGTGCATACGCTGGGATCAACGCCTGCAACAAAGCAGCGTTTCAAATCGAAGCCTTAGGCGAGATCGAGAACAAGGAAAACACGCTGGCCGAGTTGAGGGCCTTGCGCGCCATCTACTACTACCTGCTGCTGGATAATTTCAGGAACGTCCCCATCGTCACCAGGTTTGATGTGCCCAAAGGATTTCTGCCCGAACAGAGCACGGGCCAGGAGGTATACAATTTCATTGAAGAGGAACTCACTCAAACCATGCCCTACCTGAGCGAGGAGAACAGCCAGAAAACCTACGGGCGTGTCACGCGATGGGCGGCTAAGATGACACTCGCGAAATTGTATCTGAATTCAGAGGTATATGTCGGCACCGCGCGATGGGATGATGCGTTGACCCAGGTGAACGATATCATTGGCAGCGGTCAGTTCACCTTGTTGTCGAGCTACTCGGCCAATTTTGCGGTGAACAACACCAACACGCCGGAGGAGATATTTTCGATCCCTTACAGCAAGGAATACACGGCCAACATGAATACCTACTATCCTTTCAAGACCCTTCACCCGTTGAGTGCCGCTACGTATAACATGCCTGAGCCCTGGGGAGGAAGTTGTGGTATCCCCCAATTTTTAGATACGTATGACAAGAACGATAGCCGGATGAAAGAATGCTGGCAAGGCGGCTTGCAATACAAAGCCTCCGGAGAACCCATCATGGACGGCGACAAACAATTCGAATACATCAACTACATGACCAGCGTCGACGCGGCGGAATACAACGAAGGCTATCGTTTTGTGAAATACGAAATACCGATCGGTTTCACCATCAATCCCGACAACGATGTGCCGATCTACCGTTACGCCGACGCGCTGATGATCAAAGCGGAATGTCTCCTGAGAAAAGGCCAGAAGGACGATGCCGCGCAAATTGTGACGGAAGTCAGACAGCGTGCTTTCAAAAGTGCCCCGGAAAAAGCGGAGGTCACCGGCGCACAATTGGCCGGGGGCAGCACCTACGAATATGGTTACTATGAGAATGGCGCCATCACCGAATACGAAGGCGGAGCCGACATTGTGAACGGACGATTTTTAGATGAACTGGCCTGGGAGTTTGTCGGCGAACACCACCGGAGACAAGACCTGATCCGCTTTGGGGTGT